The following is a genomic window from Bacillus sp. V2I10.
CTTTAAACTGTTAACAAAAACGTAACTCGGTTTTAACTATCCTGTAACATCACTGAAATAATAATGGGGTACTATATAAATAGTAATTGACCCCCTTTTATAAATAAACTTTTGAGTACGGGCGCCCTTTCCCGTACTCCTTTTTTTTGTTCATTTTTCTTTGAAACTTTTTTCAGGGCTTACACGTATATAAACCTCATAGACATTCCTTTAAAAAATAAGTCTGTCCGTAGCCTCCGTTCATTGTGAGGTTGTCTTTGAAATAGTATAATAAAAAGTGAGAAAATATGTTAAGACTACCCGAACGAATCCAGAGGTGAAAGACTTTTGCAAAGAGTAACGAATTGCGTTTTAGTACAGGACAATAAAATTCTTCTCCTGCAAAAACCGAGAAGAGGATGGTGGGTGGCGCCTGGCGGAAAAATGGAGCAGGGTGAATCGATTAAAGACACTGTCATTCGAGAATATCGCGAAGAAACAGGCATATATTTAAAAAACCCAAAAATTAAAGGGATCTTCACTTTTATTATTAAAGATGGAAATGAAATTGTTTCAGAGTGGATGATGTTTACGTTTTTTGCTACGGAATTTACAGGTGAGAATGTGGCAGAGTCTGAGGAAGGAAAGCTTAAGTGGCATTCTTTAGAAGAGGTCAGTGACCTTCCGATGGCTCCGGGCGATCATCATATTCTTGAGTTTATGATGAAAGGTGCCGGTCTGATATATGGCACCTTTACTTACACACCTGATTTCGAACTGCTGGCATATCGGTTAGATCCGCAGTAAACGATCCATTCATTAATATAAAAGCGCGGGTAAAGAGAAAGGAGGCAATCTGCATGAGTACAGGCAGTGTTCAGGATATAAAGATGGTGATTATTACAGGCATGTCAGGAGCAGGCAAAACGGTTGCCATTCAAAGCTTTGAAGATCTTGGTTATTTTTGTGTAGATAACCTGCCGCCTAATTTGCTTCCGAAGTTTCTTGAGCTGATGAAGGAATCCGGCTCTAAAATGAACAAAGTTGCACTGGTAATGGATTTGCGGGGACGCGAATTTTTTGAAAGCCTGTTTCAGGCGCTGGATGATATGGCGGAAAAGACTTGGATAAATCCTCAAATTCTTTTTCTGGATGCTAAGGATGCTACCCTTGTTACTCGATACAAGGAAACACGCAGGTCCCATCCATTAGCCACAACAGGCTTGCCTTTAGAAGGCATTAAAAACGAAAGAGAATTGCTGGAGGAGCTGAAAGGCCGTTCTCAGATGATTTTTGACACATCTGAATTGAAGCCCCGCGAACTCAGAGAAAAAATACTGATGCAGTTTGCGGAAGATGCTGAGCATACCTTCTCTGTAAATGTGCTCTCGTTCGGTTTTAAATACGGAGTGCCGATCGATGCTGATTTAGTATTCGATGTCAGATTCTTGCCGAATCCGCATTATATTGATCATATGAGACCGAAAACAGGACTTGAAGAGGAAGTTTCCTCGTATGTTCTAAAATGGACAGAGACTCAGAAGTTTTTAGAAAAGGTACTGGATTTGCTTACCTTCATGCTGCCTTACTATAAAAGAGAAGGAAAAAGCCAGCTTGTCATTGCAATAGGATGCACAGGTGGCCAGCACCGGTCGGTTACATTGGCGGAATACATTGCGAAGCACTACAAAAATGACTATCAGACGCACGTATCACATCGTGATATTGAGCGCAGAAGCCGTCATTAAATGACTGATACTGCAAATAGGCCAAAGGTTGTCATAATCGGCGGAGGTACCGGATTGTCTGTACTCTTGCGGGGGTTAAAAGTATACCCTGTTGATATTACAGCAATTGTTACAGTTGCAGATGATGGCGGGAGCTCAGGCCGGCTCCGTGACGAACTCCAAATTCCGCCTCCAGGTGACATACGCAATGTGTTAGCTGCGCTTTCAGATGTAGAGCCGTTAGTAGAAGATTTATTTCAGCACAGGTTTAATAAAGGAAATAGTCTCACAGGACATTCTCTTGGAAATCTTATCTTGGCAGCGATGACGAATATTACTGGAGACTTTTTCCATGCCGTGAGGGAAATGAGCAAAGTCCTTAATGTGCGTGGAAAAGTTCTGCCTGCTGCAAATCGAAGCGTCGTCCTTCATGCTGAAATGGAAGATGGAACGATTGTTTCAGGAGAATCAAAAATACCTTACTCCGGCAAGAAGATTAAACGCGTCTTTTTATCACCCGAGTCCATTGAGCCTCTTGAAGAGACGATCGAAGTGATTCGGCAGGCTGACTTAATTCTTCTCGGTCCGGGAAGCTTATATACGAGTATTCTTCCTAATCTTCTCGTTCCTAAAATTGGTGATGAGGTTTGCAAGGCAAAAGCAAAAAAGGTTTATATTTGCAATGTGATGACTCAGGCAGGGGAAACCCTTGATTTTACTGCAAGCGATCATGTAAAAGCATTGAATGAACATATGAAATGCACGTTCATCGATACAATATTAGTGAATGATGAAGAAATTCCTGATATGATGAAAGCATTATATGCAGAGGAACTGGCTAAACCGGTCTATTATGATATTGAAGCATTGCGGGATTTGGGACTGGAGATCGTTCATGATAAGATTGTTTCCTACGAAAATAACGTCATCCGCCATGATACGGTTAAAGTTGCCAAGCTGCTGTATGATATGATCACATAAAAAATAAAGAGTGCAAACGAATGCATTCATAAGGATTGGAGGGTGCAGAGAGATGTCCTTTGCTTCTGAAACAAAAAAAGAATTAACCAACATAGAGTCTAAAGCCTGTTGTTTAAAAGCAGAGTTATCTGCACTCATCCGAATGAACGGCTCTCTTTCTTTTTCGAATCGAAAAATAATTTTGGACATTCAAACCGAAAATGCAGCAATAGCTAGAAGAATATATACTCTCTTAAAAAAGCAGTATGACGTTTCTGTCGAGCTGCTTGTGCGGAAGAAAATGCGTTTGAAAAAGAATAACGTCTACATCGTTCGGCTGATAGAAAAAGCTCGTGAAATATTAGAGGATCTGGGCATCCTCGGAGAAAATTTTACGTTTGAGAGAAGTATTTCCGAGGAGCTTGTCAGAAAGAAATGCTGCAAGCGATCCTATATAAGAGGTGCCTTTTTGGCAGGAGGTTCTGTCAATAATCCGGAGACTTCATCCTATCACTTAGAAATTTTTTCATTATATAAAGAGCACAATGACTCTCTATGTGAATTAATGAATTCCTTCCATTTGAACAGCAAAACACTCGAACGGAAAAAAGGATACATTACCTATTTGAAGGAAGCCGAGAAAATATCTGATTTTCTCAGCATTATAGGCGGTCATCAGGCACTCCTGCGCTTTGAAGATGTGCGGATTGTCCGCGATATGAGAAATTCCGTTAACCGCCTCGTCAATTGTGAAACCGCTAACTTAAACAAAACAATTGGTGCAGCCATACGCCAAGTCGAGAATATAAAATTTATCGATGAAAAAATGGGTCTTGAAGCACTGCCCGACAAATTAAGTGAAATTGCACGTCTTCGGGTAGAGTATCAGGATGTTACGCTTAAAGAACTGGGTGAAATGGTATCAAGCGGCAAAATCAGCAAGTCAGGCATTAATCACCGTCTGAGAAAACTTGACGAGATTGCAGAACAACTAAGAAATGGCCAGCCAGTAACGATCAAATAAAAAGGGGAAAGAAGAGGGGATTCATATGGTTGAGAAACAGGTCGAAGTTCGTTTAAAGACAGGCTTACAAGCCCGTCCAGCAGCACTTTTTGTACAAGAGGCTAATCGTTATTCATCAGACATCTTTTTAGAAAAAGACGGGAAAAAAGTGAACGCGAAGAGCATCATGGGGTTAATGAGTCTTGCAATCAGCACTGGCTCAGTGGTTACTCTTATCGCAGAAGGCCATGACGAGTCAGAAGCATTAGAGGTTTTATCTCAATATGTGAAGCAAGAAGCTTAAAAACGGCCTTTGGCCGTTTTTTTTGATTAGGAGGTATTTGGAAAACAGAAAGTATTTCGCTGACTTTGTAAAGTATTTTACGGGTTTTCGCTAGTAAAAAGGATATTTCGGAAAGTAAAAGTCACTATTTGGAAAGTAAATCAGCTTACAGCAGGAAAAAAGGAGGATTTCGCTCAATCTGGAAAGTGTTTTACGGATTTTCTTTAGTAAAAAGAGGATTCTGGAAAGTAAAATCCACGATTTGGAAATCATGCCTCAAGTCTATTGGAAAAGCCAATTTACTAAGAAGAAAACAAAAAAACAGAACGGCCTAAGGCCGTTCTGCTGTATCTTATTATTTATTATCAGGCAGTGTATTGCGAGTCATCACTTTATCAATCAAGCCGTACTCAAGTGCACGTTCTGCCGTCATGAAGTTGTCACGGTCTGTATCGCGAGCGATCACTTCCATTGGCTGGCCAGTACGGTCAGCAAGAATTTGATTCAGCTTATCACGCAAGAACAAGATGCGTTTTGCAGCGATCTCAATTTCAGTTGCCTGTCCTTGAGCTCCGCCAAGAGGCTGATGAATCATAACTTCACTGTTTGGAAGGGCATAGCGTTTGCCTTTTGCACCGGCTGCAAGGAGGAATGCTCCCATTGACGCGGCCATACCGATGCAGATAGTTGATACTTGTGGTTTAATAAACTGCATTGTATCGAAAATCGCCATACCGGCTGTAATAGAACCGCCAGGGCTGTTAATGTAGATTGAGATGTCTTTCTCTGGATCTTCAGCTTCTAAGAACAAAAGCTGGGAGACAATTGAGTTTGCCACGTTATCGTCAATCCCGCTTCCAAGCATGATAATGCGGTCTTTTAAAAGACGTGAGTAAATATCGTATGCACGTTCACCGCGGTTCGTTTGTTCAATAACTGTAGGTATTAAATTCATCGTATTTTCCTCCTTTTAAATAAAGGTAAATTTTATGTACTCTCATCATACAACTATGGTCAATAAAGGTCAAACGAAACGCTGTTCTTTGATGCTTTTTCTTGCAGCTTATAATATATGCAGCAGTTGCTGACTGTAACCATGTTACCCAATTATTCTTTCTTTCAAACGGTTGAGTGAAGCTGTTTCATGCCTCATTTTTTCTGCGTATGATAGAACTTCAATAGTGGTCTTTCCCAAGCAGGCTGTAACATAAGTATTCGGCAGGCACTTTAAAATATCCTTTATATTTCCGTTCGGCAGCTGATAAAAGGAAAGCATTTTTTAATGATCACCCTATTTGGTTCAGCGCTTTATATCTTAGAAATCCCCCGTTTTCTTCAGGAGTTTAGTCCTTTCAGCCTGCAGAATAAAAATACCGCTTGATACATAGGTAGTTTTTATCGTATAATAGCGCTACTGACTAATAAATTTTTATATGCGCTCGTAGCTCAGTTGGATAGAGCGGTGGTTTCCGGTACCACGTCTGTCGGGGGTTCGAATCCCTTCGAGCGCGTCACTTATAGAAAGAGCTGGTTTTTAATTAAACCAGCTCTTTCTTTTTTTGTTGGAGGCTCTTTCAATTGAGCTAATCACAAAAATGGTTAAACCCACAATTCGCCGGCTAATCAATAATTGAAAATAGCTAAAAAAGCGGAAAATCGGCTAGAACAAATGGAATTTATGCTAATAAAACAGCGGTTTATGCTAAAAAGACTTTCTGTGCGGCCGTCAAAGATTAGCAGGACGCCTATACGGACTGAGTTGACCGGTACAAGCTCCAACACAAAAGCTCATTTGTCAGAAATGGAGCTGAGCAAATAGCTCTGCTATTTTGAATGCTAGATTCTATTATAGATTCCTTAAAAATAGACGAATGACCCAAGAGAGGCGCCTTTCCAAAAGGCGTCTCTTTCTCATTTACTATAATAAGGGGTGATAAGCATTGAGTGTTTCTCAAAAATATCAAATATATCCGTCTTGGAAATGCACGTTCAGGGGAAAAACTGACTTGACCTCTATTTATAGTCTCTCACGAAACGGCAAATAACTCGGCTGATGCTGACGATCACTTTAATTATTTTAACAACTCTCAGCCGAGTGCATCTGCTCATACGTTTATAGGTGATGGCAAAATTCTTGAGATCATCCCATTAGATGAAAAAGCGTGGCACAATCTATATCGGAACCCTGAATATTATCAGCTCTTCGGTTATGATGCAAATGACGCAGCTATTGCAGTTGAGCTCTGCCGCACTGGAGATTTCATTAAAGCCTATGACCGGTATGTATGGTACCACGCGTACCTTTGCCGCAGGTTCAATTTAAACCCTTCGACAAAAATAGTTGCCCACAGTACACTTGATCCACGCAGAAGATCGGATCCGGGCAGCTGGTTCAGAGAACATGGTGTGACATGGGGAAAATTTATGAGTGATGTGCGTGTTTATTATGATGCATGGGGCAGCAGCGGAACGCCTATTAAAGTAGAGCCGCCAAAGCAGGAAACAGGCACTGAGGTAGATGTGACCATTATACGAAAGGGAAACCGGGGTTCGGTAGAAAAGTGTTTTTAGACGATCTAGACAGATATTGACGCGGACTTTAAATGCCAATCCAATAAAAAAAGCCCTGCCAAGTTAACCTGGCGGGGCATGATTGAATGGAAACAGAAATAATATGTAAGAGTCCAGTAAGCCGCACTGGACAAGAAGTGTATATTGCCGTGCTTGACGACTCAACAATTCTTATTTTAAAGCATGTCACGTTTTTTGTGAACAGGTAAATTTTTCAATTATTTTTCAGATTTAATCGTATTGTACGCCTCATCCAAATTCTGAATCCGTTTTAAGACCACTGAGTTTTTTGTAAGCTGATCCTGAACCAGCGCTGAAACGACAGATCGATAATAACGGTTCATGGCATCAAGCTTCGGAACTTGACCTTCATTCTGTTTAATGTGCTCTTTAAAATTTTGCTCAAAGTAGGGCACTGAAAATAATTCACTCATTGATATCTCTCCTTTGAAGTTCTTTCCATACAATGATGGACCGTTTTCGTGTAAAATGAGAAGCAGGGGGAACGAACTATGGATATGAAAGTCGGTTTATTTCAAGAGCAATCATTAAAACTCAATATGACTCAAGAATTAAAGCAAGCAATTACTCTTCTTCAATACTCTTCTATGGAGCTTGCCTCCTATATAGAGGACCTTACCCTTGAAAATCCCCTCATCGAATTAAAAGAGAAGCCTGATTCAGGCGTATTGTATCATACCTCATCACGGACAAAAATGACAAGTTCATCAAAGAACACGGACTTGATTGAAAACGTATCAAGCATTGGCACAACCCTGCAGCAGCATTTAGAGGCCCAGCTGCTCGGGATGAAGCTGACTGCATCAGAAAAACGAGCTCTTCATATCCTGATACAGGCTCTTGATCCTAACGGGTACATAGAGGGAGATCTTAGTGTACTTTCTGAAAAATTCAGCATCAGTGCTGAAGAGCTAAATCAGCAGCTAACCGTATTACAGAAGCTTGACCCGGCAGGAGTAGGGGCGAGAAATCTGCAGGAATGCATTTCGATTCAGCTCGCAAGGCTGCCGAAACGAAATAAAACAGCCGAATTAATTGTGAACGACTATTTCTACTTATTCGCGGAAAAATCATGGAAAGAGCTTGCGAAAAGAACAAAGTTTGATTTAAAAGAAATTCAAAGTGTCCAGGATTTTATAAAAACGCTGCATCCGCGCCCTGGGCTTGCCTATCATCACGTTCATGACAGCTATATTGTTCCTGAACTGACAGTGGCCAAGGTTCACGGGGAATGGCAAGTCATGTACAATGATGACATTTCACCTAAAGTCGCCGTTAACTCTGCCTATAAATCTAATTATTCTTCTATAGAAGATGCAGATGTGAAGCAATATCTGTCTTCAAAGCTCAATCAATGCAGATGGCTGATTAAGACGCTGAATCAGCGGAAAGAGACAATGATGAAAGTGATGAAAGAAATTGTGCGGAGGCAGGCTGACTTTTTCGAAAAAGGCGAATTGTTTATGAAACCGCTGACATTAAAGACTGTCGCTGATGCAATTGAAGTTCATGAATCAACTGTCAGCCGGACAGTGAGGGAGAAGTATGTTCAGACTCCTCATGGGCTTTATGAGCTGAAGTATTTTTTCTCAAATGGATTAGAACAATCCTCGCAGGACATTACTGCTTCCACTGTTAAAACAATCATAGAACAAATGATTGAAAAGGAAGATAAACTTGCACCGCTGTCTGATCAGAAAATTGTCACAAAACTCGCAGAGGAACATCAAATTGATGTCTCAAGAAGAACGGTGGCCAAATACAGAGATCAGTTAGGGATTGCCTCTTCTTCTGCAAGAAAACGATATTAGGATGTGTAAAAATAATGCTTTTAAAAATGTATTCAAGAAACAGCTGTCCTCTCTGTGTTGAAGCTTTAGAGGAACTTGAAAAGCTGAAAAACGACATGAATATAGAAATCGAAGTTGTTGATATTTACAGTGATGATACCCTGCTTGAAAAGTATCAGCTCATGATTCCTGTCGTTGAATATGGAGGTTTGGTGCTTGGATACGGCAAAATTAAAAAAGATTTTATAAGAAAGCGGTTACTTGATAAAAAGCAAGAAAGAATAGTTGAATAAGCATTTTCACCCTGCTAAAATGAAAATATAGCAGGGATGATTTTTTTTAGGTATAGTGGGACATATTACGTCATAGAGGGACACTTTTCGTCCCGTATGTTCTTGAAAGGGAATTTGTACATGAGGTCAATTATAGAAGTCCAAAAAAAATTATTGCCTGATCTGCTTCAAGTTATGCAAAAACGTTATCAGATCCTTCAGTATATACGACTAATGCAGCCAATCGGACGTCGAAGTCTTTCATCTAGTCTCGGGATCAGTGAGCGGGTTTTAAGAGGGGAAGTTCAATTTTTGAAAGATCAAAATTTGATCGATATTTTTTCCTCTGGCATGATGTTAACGAAGGAAGGATCATCTCTGTTAAGTATTCTCGAAGAAACGATGAAAGATGTTTTAGGTTTAACGTTTTTGGAAAATACATTAAAGGAACGTTTAAATCTTAAAAACGTCATCGTCGTATCCGGAGACAGCGATCAGTTCTCATGGGTTAAGAAAGAAATGGGCAGAGCCTGTGTCGCATGCATAAAAGAGCGGCTTACAGGGGAAAATATCGTCGCTGTCACTGGAGGAACAACCATTGCCGCTGTCGCTGAAATGATGACGCCGGACAGTAAAAATCGCGAACAGCTGTATGTACCTGCCAGAGGCGGCCTTGGAGAAAATGTAGAAAACCAGGCCAACACAATCTGCGCAAAAATGGCTGAGAGGGCGATGGGAAACTACCGTCTTCTGCACGTTCCAGATCAGTTAAGCAAGGAAGCCTATCTCTCTATTATTGAAGAACCGTCGATTAAAGAGCTGCTTATGCTCATTAAATCCTCAAGTATGGTTGTTCATGGAATAGGAGACGCTAAGACAATGGCGGAACGCCGAAAAACACTGCCAGAAGACTACATAAAGATAGAGCAGGGTCAGGCGGTAGCAGAAGCGTTCGGGTATTATTTCAATCAAGAAGGAGAAGTCGTTCACAAGGTGCAGACAGTAGGGATGCAGCTTAACGACTTAGAAAAGATTCAGGATGTTATTGCAGTGGCAGGCGGAGCTTCAAAAGCAAAAGCCATCCGGGCATACCTGAGGCAGGCAGCCGATTCCATTCTTATAACGGATGAAGGGGCCGCGAAAGAGTTAATAAGGGATCTTAATCCCTGATTATAATAGCTACAAAAAAAATCTCTCACTTATTTAAAGGAGGAAATTTCATCATGGCAGTAAAAATTGGTATTAACGGTTTTGGACGTATCGGACGTAACGTATTCCGTGCAGCACTTAAAAATCCTAACGTGGACGTTGTAGCGGTTAACGACTTAACAGACGCTAACATGCTTGCTCACCTTTTAAAATATGACTCAATTCATGGCAGATTAGATGCTGACGTGAAAGTAGACGGAAACAACCTAGTTGTTGACGGCAAAACAATCCAAGTATCAGCAGAGCGCGATCCTGCGAAATTATCTTGGGGCGAGCGCGGAGTAGAAGTAGTTGTTGAATCAACTGGTTTCTTCACTAAGCGTGCAGACGCTGCGAAGCACTTAGAAGCTGGCGCTAAAAAAGTAATCATCTCTGCTCCTGCAACAGATGAAGACATCACAATCGTTATGGGTGTTAACCATGACAAATATGACGCTGCAAGCCATGATGTAATCTCTAATGCATCTTGTACTACTAACTGCTTAGCGCCATTCGCTAAAGTTCTTAACGACAAATTCGGCATCAAACGCGGTATGATGACAACTGTTCACTCATACACAAACGATCAGCAAATTCTTGACTTGCCGCATAAAGACTACCGTCGTGCCCGTGCAGCAGCTGAAAACATCATCCCTACTTCAACTGGAGCAGCTAAAGCAGTTTCTCTAGTATTGCCTGAGCTTAAAGGTAAATTAAACGGCGGAGCTATGCGTGTTCCAACTCCAAACGTTTCTTTAGTAGACTTAGTTGCTGAGCTTGACACTAACGTAACAGCTGAAGAAGTAAATGCAGCATTCAAAGAAGCTTCTGAAGGCGCATTAAAAGGAATTCTTAACTACAGCGAAGAGCCATTAGTTTCTGGCGACTACAATGGCGACCCAGCTTCTTCAACAATCGATGCTTTATCAACAATGGTTATGGAAGACAGCATGGTAAAAGTAATCTCTTGGTATGACAATGAGTCTGGCTACTCTAACCGTGTAGTAGACCTAGTTGATTACATCGCTTCTAAAGGTCTTTAATCCTTAAGTCTGCTGAGGCTTGGATTTAAACCAAAACTAAGGTTATAATGAGTGCAAAGGGGAAGGGGAATACATGCCCCCTCCCTTTTGCTTTGTATGCCATACCATTCCAAATTAAAGGAGGAATTCCTGAAGATGAACAAAAAGTCAGTAAAAGACATCGAGGTTAAAGGGAAAGTTGTCTTCTGCCGTGTTGATTTCAACGTGCCGATGAAAGATGGCAAAGTAACAGATGACACACGCATTCGCGCAGCTTTACCAACTATTCAGTACTTAACAGAGCAAGGTGCAAAGGTTCTATTAGCAAGCCATTTAGGCCGTCCAAAAGGACAAGTTGTTGAGGAGCTTCGTTTAAACGCAGTTGCAGAGCGTCTTCAAGAATTACTTGGCAAAAATGCAGCGAAAGCAGACGAAGCATATGGCGACTCTGTAAAAGCTGAAATCTCTAAAATGCAGGAAGGCGACGTACTTCTATTAGAAAACGTTCGTTTCTACCCTGGTGAAGAGAAGAATGATCCTGAGCTTGCAAAAGCATTTGCTGAGCTTGCTGATGTCTATGTAAATGACGCTTTCGGAGCAGCGCACCGTGCACATGCTTCTACAGCAGGCATTGCAGACCACATTCCGGCAGTTGCAGGATTCCTTTTGGAAAAAGAATTAGAAGTATTGGGCAAAGCATTATCAAACCCTGAGCGTCCGTTCACAGCAATTATCGGCGGAGCTAAAGTAAAAGACAAAATCGGTGTAATTGATCACCTCTTAGATAAAGTGGATAACTTGATCATCGGCGGCGGACTTGCCTATACATTCATTAAAGCAATGGGCCACGAGGTAGGGAAATCTCTTCTTGAAGAAGATAAAGTTGAGCTTGCTAAATCCTTCATGGAAAAGGCGAAAAAGAACGGCGTTAACTTTTACATTCCAGTTGACGTAGTTGTAGCGGATGATTTTTCAAACGATGCAAACATTAAAGTTGTGCCGATCGACAGCATCCCAAGTGATTGGGAAGGCTTAGATGCTGGACCAAAATCCCGCGAAATCTACGCTGATGTTATCAGGAATTCAAAGCTTGTGATCTGGAACGGACCGCTTGGCGTATTTGAATTAGATGCATTTGCAGAAGGTACAAAGTCTGTGGCTGTAGCACTTTCAGAAGCAAAAGATACATACACAGTTATAGGCGGCGGAGATTCTGCTGCTGCAGTTGAGAAATTCAACATGGCAGACAAAATGGATCACATTTCAACAGGCGGCGGAGCATCTCTTGAATTCATGGAAGGCAAAGAGCTTCCAGGAGTTGTCGCATTAAACGATAAATAAATTCTTGTTTGTTAAGGACGGTGTGCGTGATGAGAAAGCCAATTATCGCTGGTAACTGGAAAATGAACAAAGTAATGGGCGAAGCAGCAGCATTCATTGAAGAAGTAAAAGGCTTAGTTCCTTCTGCTGACAAAATTGAATCTGTAGTTTGTGCACCTGCACTCTTTTTAGACCGCCTTGTAGAGGCTTCTAAAGGAACTGATGTTAAAATCGGTGCCCA
Proteins encoded in this region:
- the gap gene encoding type I glyceraldehyde-3-phosphate dehydrogenase, producing MAVKIGINGFGRIGRNVFRAALKNPNVDVVAVNDLTDANMLAHLLKYDSIHGRLDADVKVDGNNLVVDGKTIQVSAERDPAKLSWGERGVEVVVESTGFFTKRADAAKHLEAGAKKVIISAPATDEDITIVMGVNHDKYDAASHDVISNASCTTNCLAPFAKVLNDKFGIKRGMMTTVHSYTNDQQILDLPHKDYRRARAAAENIIPTSTGAAKAVSLVLPELKGKLNGGAMRVPTPNVSLVDLVAELDTNVTAEEVNAAFKEASEGALKGILNYSEEPLVSGDYNGDPASSTIDALSTMVMEDSMVKVISWYDNESGYSNRVVDLVDYIASKGL
- a CDS encoding glutaredoxin family protein; the protein is MLLKMYSRNSCPLCVEALEELEKLKNDMNIEIEVVDIYSDDTLLEKYQLMIPVVEYGGLVLGYGKIKKDFIRKRLLDKKQERIVE
- the rapZ gene encoding RNase adapter RapZ, which encodes MSTGSVQDIKMVIITGMSGAGKTVAIQSFEDLGYFCVDNLPPNLLPKFLELMKESGSKMNKVALVMDLRGREFFESLFQALDDMAEKTWINPQILFLDAKDATLVTRYKETRRSHPLATTGLPLEGIKNERELLEELKGRSQMIFDTSELKPRELREKILMQFAEDAEHTFSVNVLSFGFKYGVPIDADLVFDVRFLPNPHYIDHMRPKTGLEEEVSSYVLKWTETQKFLEKVLDLLTFMLPYYKREGKSQLVIAIGCTGGQHRSVTLAEYIAKHYKNDYQTHVSHRDIERRSRH
- a CDS encoding HPr family phosphocarrier protein, which translates into the protein MVEKQVEVRLKTGLQARPAALFVQEANRYSSDIFLEKDGKKVNAKSIMGLMSLAISTGSVVTLIAEGHDESEALEVLSQYVKQEA
- the yvfG gene encoding protein YvfG, whose product is MSELFSVPYFEQNFKEHIKQNEGQVPKLDAMNRYYRSVVSALVQDQLTKNSVVLKRIQNLDEAYNTIKSEK
- the rpoN gene encoding RNA polymerase factor sigma-54 translates to MDMKVGLFQEQSLKLNMTQELKQAITLLQYSSMELASYIEDLTLENPLIELKEKPDSGVLYHTSSRTKMTSSSKNTDLIENVSSIGTTLQQHLEAQLLGMKLTASEKRALHILIQALDPNGYIEGDLSVLSEKFSISAEELNQQLTVLQKLDPAGVGARNLQECISIQLARLPKRNKTAELIVNDYFYLFAEKSWKELAKRTKFDLKEIQSVQDFIKTLHPRPGLAYHHVHDSYIVPELTVAKVHGEWQVMYNDDISPKVAVNSAYKSNYSSIEDADVKQYLSSKLNQCRWLIKTLNQRKETMMKVMKEIVRRQADFFEKGELFMKPLTLKTVADAIEVHESTVSRTVREKYVQTPHGLYELKYFFSNGLEQSSQDITASTVKTIIEQMIEKEDKLAPLSDQKIVTKLAEEHQIDVSRRTVAKYRDQLGIASSSARKRY
- the clpP gene encoding ATP-dependent Clp endopeptidase proteolytic subunit ClpP encodes the protein MNLIPTVIEQTNRGERAYDIYSRLLKDRIIMLGSGIDDNVANSIVSQLLFLEAEDPEKDISIYINSPGGSITAGMAIFDTMQFIKPQVSTICIGMAASMGAFLLAAGAKGKRYALPNSEVMIHQPLGGAQGQATEIEIAAKRILFLRDKLNQILADRTGQPMEVIARDTDRDNFMTAERALEYGLIDKVMTRNTLPDNK
- a CDS encoding sugar-binding transcriptional regulator; amino-acid sequence: MRSIIEVQKKLLPDLLQVMQKRYQILQYIRLMQPIGRRSLSSSLGISERVLRGEVQFLKDQNLIDIFSSGMMLTKEGSSLLSILEETMKDVLGLTFLENTLKERLNLKNVIVVSGDSDQFSWVKKEMGRACVACIKERLTGENIVAVTGGTTIAAVAEMMTPDSKNREQLYVPARGGLGENVENQANTICAKMAERAMGNYRLLHVPDQLSKEAYLSIIEEPSIKELLMLIKSSSMVVHGIGDAKTMAERRKTLPEDYIKIEQGQAVAEAFGYYFNQEGEVVHKVQTVGMQLNDLEKIQDVIAVAGGASKAKAIRAYLRQAADSILITDEGAAKELIRDLNP
- the whiA gene encoding DNA-binding protein WhiA — its product is MSFASETKKELTNIESKACCLKAELSALIRMNGSLSFSNRKIILDIQTENAAIARRIYTLLKKQYDVSVELLVRKKMRLKKNNVYIVRLIEKAREILEDLGILGENFTFERSISEELVRKKCCKRSYIRGAFLAGGSVNNPETSSYHLEIFSLYKEHNDSLCELMNSFHLNSKTLERKKGYITYLKEAEKISDFLSIIGGHQALLRFEDVRIVRDMRNSVNRLVNCETANLNKTIGAAIRQVENIKFIDEKMGLEALPDKLSEIARLRVEYQDVTLKELGEMVSSGKISKSGINHRLRKLDEIAEQLRNGQPVTIK
- a CDS encoding 8-oxo-dGTP diphosphatase; the protein is MQRVTNCVLVQDNKILLLQKPRRGWWVAPGGKMEQGESIKDTVIREYREETGIYLKNPKIKGIFTFIIKDGNEIVSEWMMFTFFATEFTGENVAESEEGKLKWHSLEEVSDLPMAPGDHHILEFMMKGAGLIYGTFTYTPDFELLAYRLDPQ
- the yvcK gene encoding YvcK family protein; the encoded protein is MTDTANRPKVVIIGGGTGLSVLLRGLKVYPVDITAIVTVADDGGSSGRLRDELQIPPPGDIRNVLAALSDVEPLVEDLFQHRFNKGNSLTGHSLGNLILAAMTNITGDFFHAVREMSKVLNVRGKVLPAANRSVVLHAEMEDGTIVSGESKIPYSGKKIKRVFLSPESIEPLEETIEVIRQADLILLGPGSLYTSILPNLLVPKIGDEVCKAKAKKVYICNVMTQAGETLDFTASDHVKALNEHMKCTFIDTILVNDEEIPDMMKALYAEELAKPVYYDIEALRDLGLEIVHDKIVSYENNVIRHDTVKVAKLLYDMIT